One Hermetia illucens chromosome 4, iHerIll2.2.curated.20191125, whole genome shotgun sequence DNA segment encodes these proteins:
- the LOC119655517 gene encoding zinc finger MYND domain-containing protein 11, whose product MNQERKANSSLIRILWAVIKQQKPATASTSKIVKFLMTEGGLTETEAEDAVKDAVEDGLLEVNSNSSTPARNARKSPTRTYRIPSEVGVSIADLDHDLYCFECHSPGNLQKCSLCPRVFHEHCTPTNANSSSTNKRGQSPPNQQPVTTNDTTTESVEESVSQMETTVNEADVEEQQPPAEHVEEKPSFKREVASSTEDIRIQRLLSQNSETKDVMCMGEVRPPSRRTRRVLSTYEKLDASALDTDENQDNVMLCTSCRLYRTQSDPVIEAEEKNYLLKFIFTRIKTWITADTYSPLPFSSSIPMPSKQEFELFEKKCLKFPKTLDYIDKKLKSNGYSSLTEFQCDIMDIQHSVGVVYGVQSDEYYACVYLLSDCAFELSEIRKCADCYRHSNEKSNEYWFCKPCVPRHELVFAKQIGYSHWPAKVIKLENNRYDVRFFGSQHLRANIDAVYVLPIDTDIKSLKVKKTVSFNKAMEELEIHQELSKWPPGQFSYEAERKHPVDLSGIHSIWQNQKRKPGKGKKTAQNSVNREADTSSEVWNTSLNSTTMTTASTTTGEIASPLQSHTTPNNRGGKRRKNNSSATESSIHSVADMIANKKSKPNAISTPLKKKVNAKGKPNMARQKSANGNDPNKRSDVEDPNQQVPVSQTNGEESEVSSTQDHSSRPTSKPNTPARIKSNLGKPKQDIVETLLRDLQALKCPPAACKLATQTLQAEIERAAERNKQLIEKHNRAIAVIKKKQWCYYCGKEAIYHCCWNTAYCSTECQQEHWQMEHKKACRRDRRKAD is encoded by the exons ATGAATCAGGAGAGGAAAGCAAACAGCAGTTTAATTCGAATACTATGGGCGGTTATAAAGCAGCAGAAGCCAGCAACTGCCTCGACTTCCAAAATCGTCAAATTTCTTATGACTGAAGGGGGCCTGACAGAAA CTGAAGCAGAAGATGCCGTGAAGGATGCCGTTGAGGATGGGTTGCTGGAAGTAAATAGCAACAGCTCGACTCCAGCCAGGAATGCAAGGAAAAGTCCAACAAGAACATATCGAATTCCGTCTGAAGTTGGAGTATCG ATAGCCGACCTCGACCACGATCTGTACTGCTTCGAATGCCACAGTCctggaaatttacaaaaatgttcATTATGTCCGCGTGTTTTCCACGAGCATTGTACTCCAACCAATGCCAACAGTTCCAGCACAAACAAGAGAGGACAATCACCTCCAAATCAGCAACCAGTGACTACAAATGACACCACAACAGAATCTGTCGAAGAATCTGTTTCACAAATGGAGACAACAGTCAATGAAGCAGACGTAGAAGAGCAACAACCCCCAGCAGAGCATGTTGAAGAAAAACCATCATTCAAAAGAGAGGTTGCCAGCAGCACGGAAGACATAAGGATACAAAGATTGCTATCACAAAACTCTGAGACCAAAGATGTGATGTGTATGGGCGAGGTGCGACCACCCAGTCGCCGAACGAGGCGGGTTCTATCCACCTATGAGAAACTCGATGCATCTGCCCTAGATACAGATGAAAATCAGGATAATGTGATGTTGTGCACTTCGTGCCGGTTATATCGAACACAAAGTGATCCAGTCATTGAAGCCGAAGAGAAAAATTATCTTTTGAAATTCATATTTACGCGAATAAAAACTTGG ATCACAGCCGATACGTATTCGCCTCTCCCGTTTTCATCAAGCATTCCAATGCCATCGAAGCAAGAATTTGAGCTGTTCGAAAAGAAATGTCTGAAATTTCCAAAAACGCTTGATTATATCGATAAAAAGTTGAAATCGAATGGGTATTCGAGTCTAACGGAGTTTCAGTGTGATATTATGGATATACAACACTCGGTCGGGGTTGTTTATGGAG TGCAATCAGATGAATACTATGCTTGCGTGTATCTTCTGTCGGACTGCGCGTTTGAGTTGTCTGAAATTCGTAAGTGTGCCGACTGCTACCGTCATTCCAACGAAAAGTCGAATGAATATTGGTTCTGCAAGCCATGCGTGCCCCGCCATGAGTTGGTATTTGCAAAGCAAATTGGCTACAGTCATTGGCCGGCCAAAGTGATAAAACTAGAGAATAATCGTTACGATGTGCGTTTTTTCGGTAGCCAACATCTCCGTGCTAACATCGACGCGGTCTACGTTCTACCCATCGACACTGATATCAAATCATTGAAAGTAAAGAAAACTGTCAGTTTCAATAAGGCCATGGAGGAACTTGAGATCCATCAGGAACTATCGAAATGGCCGCCTGGACAATTCTCCTATGAAGCCGAACGAAAGCACCCAGTTGATCTGTCCGGTATACACTCGATTTGGCAAAACCAGAAAAGAAAACCAGGGAAAGGTAAGAAAACCGCCCAAAACTCAGTAAATCGTGAGGCGGATACATCATCTGAAGTGTGGAACACATCGTTGAACTCCACAACTATGACCACTGCGTCCACTACTACAGGGGAGATTGCATCGCCCCTGCAAAGTCACACGACCCCAAATAACAGAGGAGGTAAACGAAGGAAAAATAATTCCAGCGCAACTGAAAGCAGCATTCATAGCGTGGCTGATATGATtgcaaataaaaaatcaaaaccaaACGCTATCTCTACGCCgctgaagaagaaggtgaatgcTAAGGG CAAACCAAACATGGCAAGACAAAAATCAGCAAATGGAAATGATCCAAATAAAAGGTCAGACGTCGAAGATCCGAATCAACAAGTTCCAGTGAGTCAAACAAATGGTGAGGAATCAGAAGTCTCTTCGACGCAAGATCATTCTTCCCGGCCAACATCAAAGCCAAACACACCAGCACGAATCAAATCAAATCTTGGAAAGCCAAAGCAGGACATCGTTGAAACG CTGCTTCGTGATCTGCAAGCGCTGAAATGTCCCCCAGCAGCTTGTAAACTAGCGACGCAAACACTTCAGGCGGAAATCGAGCGAGCAGCAGAACGCAACAAGCAGCTTATAGAGAAGCACAACCGAGCAATTGCCGtcataaagaaaaaacaatGG TGTTATTATTGCGGCAAAGAGGCCATCTACCATTGTTGCTGGAACACAGCCTATTGTTCGACTGAATGCCAGCAGGAACATTGGCAGATGGAGCACAAAAAGGCATGTCGACGGGATCGCCGAAAAGCGGACTAA